The following are from one region of the Patescibacteria group bacterium genome:
- the infB gene encoding translation initiation factor IF-2: MGLLLCMSGAKISTMNISELARRLRINPVELREKLPLLGIHIGLKAIKIDDHTAQRIIREWPQLMRRLNQSILPGEMDKAQAQSAEKKKVLIPRQIKVREFADLAQLPVSKVLAELMKNGVFVSLNEEIDFDTAAVIGADLGLEIEALPETEAHAAKDKISIDDLIKKEVVGDLKPRPPVIVVMGHVDHGKTKLLDAIRRTNVVDKEAGGITQHIGAYQVERKERKITFIDTPGHEAFTAMRSRGAKVADIAILVVAADDGVMPQTTEAFQIIKAAGVPFVVAINKIDKPEADINKTKQELSTKLNITPEDWGGKTVVVPVSAKVGTGIEELLDIILLTADLDPEKIKANPDTDAVGTIIESHIDKGEGPVATILVQNGRLKVGNQLTKDGVIFGKVRALKNYLGENIESAGPSNPAKIIGLKAAPAVGDILQVGEGKRAVMRDLRLPKKMGAGKEKPAEGLSAAKTINVVVKSDVLGSAEAIDESLQKISNPEVKIDVIFKGLGNVSESDITRAEATGAQILGFNVKVPAALIELAREKNVKITLYSIIYNLINDIKSQMEDLFEPVIKRTDLGKLKVLAIFKTEKARQVVGGKVIDGKIEKDSLIEVVQGDEIKTRGKLLKLQIQKQEVPDCSEGQECGIEYEGDPVIVAGDILQFYKEEKIKKKF, encoded by the coding sequence ATGGGTCTGCTTTTATGCATGTCCGGGGCTAAAATATCAACCATGAATATCTCCGAGCTAGCCAGAAGACTCCGAATCAACCCAGTCGAGCTAAGGGAAAAACTGCCTCTGCTCGGGATTCATATTGGACTAAAAGCCATTAAAATAGACGATCATACGGCCCAAAGGATCATCCGCGAATGGCCCCAGCTAATGAGGAGGCTAAACCAATCAATTCTGCCCGGTGAAATGGATAAGGCCCAAGCCCAGAGCGCGGAGAAAAAGAAGGTTTTGATTCCGCGGCAAATTAAAGTCCGGGAGTTTGCTGATTTGGCGCAACTGCCGGTTTCTAAAGTACTGGCCGAGCTCATGAAAAACGGGGTTTTTGTTTCCTTGAACGAAGAAATAGATTTTGATACGGCCGCTGTAATCGGCGCCGATCTTGGTCTGGAAATTGAGGCGCTCCCTGAAACCGAGGCCCATGCCGCGAAAGACAAAATATCCATTGATGATTTGATAAAAAAAGAAGTGGTCGGAGACTTAAAGCCCCGGCCGCCGGTAATCGTCGTTATGGGGCATGTTGACCACGGAAAAACCAAATTACTCGATGCCATCCGGCGCACTAACGTCGTCGACAAGGAAGCCGGAGGAATCACCCAGCATATCGGCGCTTATCAGGTGGAAAGGAAAGAGCGAAAAATTACTTTTATCGATACCCCCGGCCATGAAGCTTTTACAGCCATGCGTTCGCGCGGCGCTAAAGTGGCGGACATTGCCATTTTGGTTGTTGCCGCCGACGACGGGGTTATGCCCCAAACAACCGAGGCGTTCCAAATTATCAAAGCCGCCGGAGTGCCGTTTGTCGTCGCCATCAACAAAATCGACAAACCGGAAGCCGATATCAACAAAACCAAACAGGAGCTTTCGACAAAGTTAAATATCACGCCCGAAGACTGGGGAGGAAAAACCGTCGTTGTTCCGGTTTCAGCGAAAGTCGGAACCGGCATTGAAGAATTGCTAGACATCATACTGCTTACCGCCGATCTTGACCCGGAAAAGATTAAAGCCAATCCGGACACGGACGCGGTAGGAACGATTATCGAATCGCATATCGACAAAGGCGAAGGGCCGGTCGCGACGATTTTAGTCCAAAACGGCCGCCTAAAAGTCGGCAATCAGCTTACCAAAGACGGAGTGATCTTCGGGAAAGTTCGGGCCTTAAAAAATTATTTGGGAGAAAATATCGAATCCGCCGGACCGTCCAACCCGGCTAAAATCATCGGCTTGAAAGCCGCGCCGGCAGTCGGTGATATCCTGCAGGTCGGCGAAGGGAAAAGAGCGGTAATGCGCGATCTGCGCTTGCCGAAGAAAATGGGCGCCGGAAAGGAAAAACCGGCTGAAGGATTGTCGGCCGCCAAAACGATAAACGTCGTAGTTAAAAGCGATGTTTTAGGATCGGCCGAAGCTATTGACGAATCCTTGCAAAAAATTTCCAACCCGGAAGTAAAAATTGATGTCATCTTCAAGGGTTTGGGGAATGTTTCCGAATCAGATATCACCCGGGCCGAAGCGACCGGCGCGCAAATTTTAGGGTTCAACGTAAAAGTGCCAGCCGCGCTTATCGAATTGGCCCGCGAGAAAAACGTAAAAATAACTTTGTATAGCATCATCTACAATTTGATTAATGACATTAAGTCGCAGATGGAGGATTTGTTTGAACCAGTAATCAAGCGGACGGATTTAGGAAAATTAAAAGTGCTCGCAATATTTAAAACCGAAAAGGCGCGGCAAGTTGTCGGCGGAAAAGTTATTGACGGAAAAATCGAAAAAGATTCGCTTATTGAAGTCGTCCAGGGCGATGAAATAAAAACCCGGGGCAAATTATTAAAGCTACAAATCCAAAAGCAGGAAGTGCCGGATTGTTCTGAAGGCCAGGAATGCGGAATTGAATACGAAGGCGATCCGGTAATCGTGGCCGGCGACATTCTGCAATTCTACAAAGAAGAAAAAATCAAAAAGAAATTCTAA
- a CDS encoding MFS transporter, whose amino-acid sequence MNSFKKIFSGISRNVIILGVVSLLTDLSGQMVFPLLPLFVTSVLGGGAVAVGVIEGAAEATASLLKVVSGFWSDKIKKRKPFVFFGYTLSAIMKPVLAFAANWGAVLGIRILDRVGKGLRDAPRDAIIAESNEQKTMGKAYGFHRAMDGAGSVGGAVAAALLLPIFGFISLFKLAIIPGLISVAVIFFVKEPKRAAAVERKKVSLRVGFKELTRELKIFILIATIFTLGNYNYAFLMLRAKNDGLGNEKVIMLYALFYLIYTLLSMKAGSWSDKIGRKPVLLAGYGMFTVLSFGLFLFSGMVYTIISFILFGIFFALVDGVQRAFVSDLAPADIKGTALGTFHTFTGLAALPAGYIAGMLWSKINPEATFLFGTAIGVISILAFSLALRKVKA is encoded by the coding sequence ATGAATAGCTTCAAAAAAATTTTCTCCGGCATATCGCGGAATGTAATAATCCTCGGTGTAGTTAGCCTTTTGACTGACTTAAGCGGGCAGATGGTTTTTCCTTTACTGCCTTTGTTCGTGACGTCAGTTTTAGGCGGTGGCGCGGTGGCGGTTGGCGTAATAGAAGGGGCGGCGGAAGCGACCGCCTCATTATTAAAAGTAGTTTCCGGCTTTTGGTCAGACAAAATAAAAAAGCGGAAACCGTTTGTATTTTTCGGCTATACTTTATCGGCAATAATGAAGCCGGTTTTAGCTTTTGCCGCCAACTGGGGCGCGGTATTAGGAATCCGGATTCTGGATCGGGTAGGAAAGGGCCTCCGGGACGCGCCGCGCGACGCTATCATCGCCGAATCAAACGAACAAAAAACCATGGGCAAAGCTTACGGCTTTCATCGCGCCATGGACGGCGCCGGTTCGGTCGGCGGAGCCGTAGCCGCCGCTTTACTTCTCCCGATTTTTGGGTTTATCAGCCTGTTTAAGCTCGCGATTATTCCCGGCCTTATTTCCGTAGCCGTAATATTTTTTGTTAAAGAGCCAAAGCGCGCGGCGGCGGTTGAGAGAAAAAAAGTTTCCCTTAGGGTGGGATTTAAAGAGTTAACCCGGGAGCTAAAAATTTTTATTTTAATCGCGACAATTTTTACTTTGGGAAATTACAATTACGCTTTTTTAATGCTCCGGGCGAAAAATGACGGACTCGGAAATGAGAAAGTTATTATGCTCTACGCCCTTTTTTATTTAATTTACACTTTGCTTTCCATGAAAGCCGGTTCCTGGTCGGATAAAATCGGAAGAAAGCCCGTGCTTCTAGCCGGCTACGGCATGTTTACCGTCCTTTCCTTCGGGCTTTTTCTTTTTAGCGGAATGGTTTATACGATAATTTCTTTTATCCTTTTCGGGATATTTTTTGCTTTGGTGGACGGCGTCCAGCGCGCCTTTGTCTCCGATCTCGCGCCGGCCGATATCAAAGGTACGGCTCTCGGGACTTTCCATACCTTTACCGGCTTGGCGGCTCTTCCGGCCGGATATATTGCCGGCATGCTTTGGAGTAAAATAAATCCGGAAGCGACATTTTTATTCGGCACGGCCATCGGAGTAATCTCAATATTAGCTTTTAGCCTGGCTTTAAGAAAAGTAAAAGCTTGA
- a CDS encoding 50S ribosomal protein L19: MTATKIKETTEKKSVKLFDLKPGMTVRIHQKIKELSVKGEEKERVQYFEGMVIACRHGKEPGGTVTVRKMSDGVEVEKIFPVHLPTITKVDIKRQAKVGRAKLYFLKRGYKKKLKEKKVK, translated from the coding sequence ATGACCGCTACAAAAATAAAGGAAACAACCGAAAAAAAATCCGTTAAACTTTTTGACTTAAAACCGGGCATGACGGTCCGCATCCACCAAAAAATAAAAGAACTTTCAGTTAAAGGCGAGGAAAAGGAAAGGGTCCAGTATTTTGAGGGTATGGTGATCGCCTGCCGCCACGGAAAAGAACCGGGCGGAACCGTTACGGTCCGGAAAATGTCCGACGGAGTGGAGGTGGAAAAAATTTTTCCGGTCCATTTGCCGACCATCACCAAGGTGGACATAAAAAGGCAAGCTAAAGTCGGACGCGCTAAACTCTACTTCTTAAAACGCGGCTACAAAAAGAAACTTAAGGAGAAAAAGGTTAAATAA
- a CDS encoding NYN domain-containing protein, with the protein MIKHKEQRVGVLVDVSNMYHSAKNLYKKRVNFGEILKAGVAGRKLIRAVAYVIRTETEEEAHFFEALSQQGFEVEMKDLQIFAGGIKKADWDVGIAIDAIKLGNKLDVIVLVSGDGDYIPLVNYLQNTMGCIVEVMAFRQTTSSKLIEAADDFTNLSESKKFLLNQGNYK; encoded by the coding sequence ATGATTAAACACAAGGAACAGCGGGTGGGAGTATTAGTGGATGTTTCCAACATGTACCACTCGGCTAAGAATCTCTATAAAAAACGGGTAAACTTCGGGGAAATATTAAAAGCGGGCGTGGCCGGCCGGAAATTAATCCGGGCGGTAGCTTATGTTATCCGCACCGAAACCGAAGAAGAAGCGCATTTTTTTGAAGCTTTAAGCCAGCAAGGCTTTGAAGTTGAAATGAAAGACCTGCAGATTTTCGCCGGCGGAATAAAAAAAGCCGATTGGGACGTCGGTATCGCGATTGACGCGATTAAATTAGGCAACAAGCTGGATGTTATCGTCTTAGTTTCCGGCGACGGCGATTATATTCCCTTGGTAAATTATCTGCAAAACACCATGGGCTGTATCGTTGAAGTAATGGCTTTCCGCCAGACTACTTCATCCAAACTCATAGAAGCCGCCGACGATTTTACCAATTTAAGCGAGAGCAAGAAATTTTTACTGAATCAAGGCAATTACAAGTAA